In one window of candidate division KSB1 bacterium DNA:
- a CDS encoding HAMP domain-containing protein produces the protein MLVFLVWTLAVFLGVGGYLLWPRRRVGRRESFRLRLTFLLLAFGLLPCVATVFWFTRGMDQLVRALSVPGLDLAVREAIEVLQQEERRTEQRIQDQLRRDGPEACLQDSSVLWVALLADSSGTRFTRIWGDTGRAGKAPILTGDEAGRPKEILHRFRVQSTDGRWYLVCRRYPPALSRTLQDLGQCLRAYGTLTLVREGVMREQVLWALSASAVVVLGVVAGIVARATARGIAKPISHLASAMERATHGDLDIQAPEEGDDEIANLARTFNRMIVQLREGRERLARAERLAAWREATRRLSLEVSNLLRPALEELRQLRGGSARDRATSEALLRSLQERLSRLSQLTTMFSELGSLPEPSFENVPLNPFVREVVSLLEAEKQGIRFTFVPDESLASVRTDRLRFRRALMCLLRDQIGRISPRGSVCVSTRASAKPGLAAEVVIGVEERDSATVAAAEEGSPVETPDVSLEFFVAAQILEELGGAVELRRGPGTYLTVISLPE, from the coding sequence GTGCTTGTCTTCCTGGTGTGGACACTGGCGGTTTTCTTGGGCGTTGGGGGCTACCTTCTGTGGCCACGCCGCCGGGTGGGCAGGCGAGAATCCTTCCGGCTGCGGCTGACGTTTCTCCTGCTGGCCTTTGGCTTGCTCCCCTGTGTCGCTACCGTCTTCTGGTTCACCAGGGGGATGGACCAGCTGGTCCGCGCCCTGAGTGTGCCGGGCCTGGACCTCGCCGTTCGCGAGGCCATCGAGGTGCTGCAGCAGGAAGAGAGACGGACGGAGCAAAGGATTCAGGACCAGCTGCGGCGGGATGGACCCGAAGCCTGCCTCCAGGACTCGAGCGTCCTCTGGGTGGCCCTGCTGGCCGATAGCTCGGGCACTCGGTTCACACGCATCTGGGGCGACACGGGTCGAGCGGGCAAGGCACCCATCCTGACGGGTGACGAAGCTGGGCGACCGAAGGAGATCCTGCACCGATTCCGCGTCCAATCGACCGATGGGCGGTGGTACCTGGTTTGCCGCCGCTATCCTCCGGCCCTCTCTCGCACACTCCAGGACCTCGGCCAGTGCCTGCGTGCATACGGTACTCTGACGCTGGTCCGGGAGGGGGTCATGCGAGAGCAAGTCCTCTGGGCCCTGAGTGCAAGCGCCGTCGTGGTGTTGGGGGTAGTGGCTGGGATTGTGGCGCGGGCGACGGCGCGAGGCATCGCCAAGCCGATCTCGCACTTGGCGTCTGCAATGGAGCGGGCAACCCACGGCGACCTGGACATCCAGGCTCCCGAGGAGGGCGACGACGAGATTGCCAACCTGGCACGGACCTTTAATCGGATGATCGTCCAGCTGAGGGAAGGGAGAGAACGCCTGGCTCGCGCCGAACGGCTGGCAGCGTGGAGAGAGGCGACCCGTCGCCTGTCCCTCGAGGTATCCAACCTCCTGAGGCCAGCTCTGGAGGAGCTCCGTCAGCTGCGTGGAGGATCAGCAAGGGACAGAGCGACGAGCGAGGCCCTCCTTCGGAGCCTCCAGGAGCGGCTCAGCCGTCTCTCGCAGCTCACTACAATGTTCTCAGAGCTCGGGAGCCTGCCCGAGCCCTCGTTCGAAAACGTGCCCCTGAACCCGTTCGTGCGCGAGGTGGTCTCGCTCCTCGAGGCCGAAAAGCAGGGGATTCGGTTCACGTTTGTGCCCGACGAGTCGCTGGCGTCGGTGCGCACAGATCGCCTGCGTTTCCGACGCGCCCTCATGTGCCTCTTGCGCGACCAGATAGGCAGAATCTCGCCGCGAGGCAGCGTCTGCGTGTCGACGCGGGCCTCAGCGAAGCCTGGCCTTGCCGCCGAGGTGGTCATCGGGGTCGAGGAGCGCGACTCCGCGACGGTGGCGGCCGCCGAGGAAGGTTCGCCCGTGGAAACGCCCGATGTCTCCCTCGAGTTCTTTGTGGCGGCTCAGATCCTTGAAGAGCTGGGCGGCGCCGTTGAGCTTCGTAGGGGGCCAGGCACTTACCTGACGGTGATTTCACTCCCGGAATGA
- a CDS encoding DUF58 domain-containing protein: protein MSPVRPRASISLLDPETLSRLGNLSFRARLVVEGFIAGLHQSPYHGFSVEFSEHRPYSPGDEIRLLDWKVYGRTDRFVVKQFQEETNLKAYLVVDASASMGFTSRGFTKLDYAKHLAAALAYLMLKQRDAVGLLTFDERPRTYYPPRSVLSYLTPILTELESLGPGGPTRLGPVLHELAERIRRRGLILVLSDLLDEPAEILSGLRHFRHDGHEVIVFHILDPLERDLDLSGNVVFEDLETHQRLGTQAAHIRRAYREQVRAFIDAMRKQCREHFIDYVLLDTSEPFDRALFEYLVKRKRLRG from the coding sequence ATGTCTCCGGTTCGTCCGAGAGCTTCCATCTCCCTCCTGGATCCAGAAACCCTGAGCCGCCTGGGAAATCTCTCCTTTCGTGCGCGTCTGGTGGTCGAAGGCTTCATCGCCGGGCTCCACCAGAGCCCATATCACGGCTTTAGCGTGGAATTCTCGGAACACCGGCCCTATTCGCCCGGGGATGAGATCCGGCTCTTGGACTGGAAAGTCTACGGGCGCACGGATCGCTTTGTCGTGAAGCAGTTCCAGGAGGAGACCAATCTCAAGGCCTACCTGGTGGTAGATGCCTCCGCTTCCATGGGCTTCACCTCCCGCGGGTTCACGAAGCTGGACTACGCCAAGCATCTGGCCGCCGCCCTTGCCTATCTGATGCTGAAGCAGCGCGACGCCGTGGGCTTGCTGACCTTCGACGAGCGCCCCCGCACGTACTACCCGCCGCGCTCCGTGTTGAGTTACCTTACGCCCATCCTGACGGAGCTCGAAAGCCTCGGCCCGGGCGGCCCAACGCGCCTGGGCCCGGTCCTGCACGAGCTGGCCGAGCGTATCCGCCGGCGCGGTTTGATCCTGGTGCTGTCCGATCTGCTGGACGAACCCGCTGAGATTCTCTCCGGACTTCGCCACTTCCGCCATGACGGCCACGAGGTGATCGTCTTCCACATCCTGGACCCGCTGGAAAGGGACCTGGATCTTTCGGGCAACGTGGTCTTTGAGGACCTGGAGACGCACCAGCGCCTCGGCACCCAGGCCGCCCACATCCGGCGCGCGTACAGGGAGCAGGTGCGCGCGTTCATCGATGCCATGCGGAAACAGTGCCGGGAGCATTTCATCGACTACGTCTTGCTCGACACCTCAGAGCCCTTTGATCGAGCACTCTTCGAATATCTTGTGAAGCGGAAACGCCTTCGCGGGTAG
- a CDS encoding MoxR family ATPase, with protein MAKLRKVDSEAAVLELAREAHDRLVGEIGKVIVGQRLVIDQLLMALLCRGHCLLVGVPGLAKTLLISTLAKVLNLTFSRIQFTPDLMPSDITGTEVIEEDRVTGKRVFRFVKGPVFANIVLADEINRTPPKTQAALLQAMQEHEVSAGGQTYKLDEPFFVLATQNPIEQEGTYPLPEAQLDRFMFNLWVDYPSADEEALIVKTTTSARDVDLEPVLDAEDILMLQSFVRRVPVADKVVQYAVRLVRMTRPHSDGVPDFINEWVRWGAGPRASQYLVLGAKARSVLDGRATPDIEDVRAVAVPVLRHRLVTTFHAEAEGITTVDVIERLLRDGGL; from the coding sequence ATGGCAAAACTCCGCAAGGTCGATTCGGAGGCGGCGGTTCTCGAGCTTGCGCGGGAGGCCCACGATCGCCTGGTGGGCGAGATCGGGAAGGTGATCGTGGGTCAGCGGCTGGTGATCGACCAGCTCTTGATGGCCCTTCTCTGCCGCGGCCATTGTCTTCTGGTAGGGGTGCCAGGCCTCGCCAAGACGCTACTGATCAGCACGCTTGCCAAGGTGCTCAACCTCACGTTCAGTCGGATCCAGTTCACCCCCGACCTGATGCCCTCGGACATTACCGGGACCGAGGTGATCGAGGAGGACCGTGTGACGGGCAAGCGGGTGTTCCGCTTTGTGAAGGGGCCCGTCTTTGCCAATATTGTGCTTGCGGATGAGATCAACCGTACCCCTCCAAAAACGCAGGCAGCCCTCCTCCAAGCTATGCAGGAACACGAGGTGAGCGCCGGTGGGCAGACGTACAAGCTCGACGAGCCGTTCTTCGTCCTGGCTACCCAGAACCCCATCGAGCAGGAAGGTACCTATCCCCTTCCGGAGGCGCAGCTGGATCGCTTCATGTTCAACCTGTGGGTCGACTATCCCTCGGCCGACGAGGAGGCCCTGATCGTCAAGACAACGACCAGCGCGCGGGATGTGGACCTGGAGCCTGTATTGGATGCTGAGGACATCCTGATGCTGCAGAGCTTTGTCCGAAGGGTCCCGGTGGCGGACAAGGTTGTCCAGTACGCTGTCCGGCTGGTCCGGATGACGCGCCCGCACTCAGACGGAGTCCCGGACTTCATCAACGAGTGGGTGCGTTGGGGGGCAGGACCGCGCGCCTCCCAGTACCTGGTCCTGGGGGCGAAAGCGCGCTCCGTGCTGGACGGGCGGGCCACGCCCGATATCGAAGATGTCCGGGCCGTAGCCGTACCTGTGCTCCGTCATCGCCTGGTCACCACTTTCCACGCCGAGGCAGAGGGGATCACCACCGTGGACGTCATCGAACGGCTTCTCCGCGATGGGGGTCTGTAG
- the rlmN gene encoding 23S rRNA (adenine(2503)-C(2))-methyltransferase RlmN, translated as MAWKHNFRDKPPRKGERKARVPEPRGNAAIPRVTPAPTPGKTLLKGMTLDELRAWVEEQGWERFRADQIFSWMYVKRATSFEQMTDLGKAIRSRLGEIADLGILPVLRTAVSPQTGTMKLLVGLPDGNRVECVYIPEGKRRTVCLSSQVGCPLGCSFCATGQMGFRRNLAAWEILEELLAVERIVGQKLTNVVFMGMGEPLLNYREVMKAADLISDERGISIGHRKIVISTVGMVGSIKRMADEGKLYRLAISLNAADDDTRSQLMPINRRYKIREVLEAARYYYQKTRRRVTFEYVLIRGVNDRKRDAERLRQLLHGFPCKINLIPYNETVAEYQRPSDEEIERFRRWLQPLQAPVIVRWSRGRDIRAACGQLWAMDETETKLSGAGV; from the coding sequence TTGGCTTGGAAGCACAACTTTCGGGATAAGCCGCCGAGAAAGGGCGAGCGCAAGGCTCGTGTACCGGAGCCTCGGGGGAACGCCGCTATCCCGCGGGTGACGCCTGCGCCCACGCCAGGAAAGACGCTCCTCAAGGGCATGACCCTGGACGAGCTGCGGGCGTGGGTGGAAGAGCAGGGTTGGGAACGCTTCCGCGCCGACCAGATCTTCTCCTGGATGTACGTGAAGCGGGCCACCTCGTTCGAGCAGATGACAGACCTCGGCAAGGCGATCCGCTCGCGGCTCGGAGAGATCGCGGACCTCGGGATCCTGCCTGTCCTCCGGACCGCCGTGTCCCCCCAGACGGGGACGATGAAGCTTCTGGTGGGGCTGCCCGACGGCAATAGGGTTGAGTGCGTCTATATCCCCGAGGGCAAGCGCCGCACGGTGTGTCTGTCCTCGCAGGTGGGCTGCCCCCTCGGCTGCTCGTTCTGCGCGACGGGCCAGATGGGCTTCCGTCGCAACCTGGCGGCCTGGGAGATCCTCGAAGAGCTCCTGGCCGTCGAAAGGATCGTCGGCCAGAAGCTCACGAACGTCGTGTTCATGGGCATGGGCGAGCCCCTCCTGAACTACCGGGAGGTAATGAAGGCGGCGGACCTGATCAGCGACGAGCGGGGCATCAGCATCGGACACCGCAAGATCGTCATCTCCACCGTCGGGATGGTGGGAAGCATCAAGAGAATGGCCGATGAGGGGAAATTGTATCGCCTGGCCATCTCCCTCAATGCTGCCGACGACGATACCCGCTCCCAGCTAATGCCGATCAATCGCCGCTACAAGATTCGCGAAGTGCTGGAGGCGGCGCGCTACTACTACCAGAAAACGCGGCGGCGAGTGACTTTTGAGTACGTTCTCATCCGGGGGGTCAACGATCGCAAGCGGGACGCAGAGCGGCTTCGACAGCTCCTGCACGGTTTTCCCTGCAAGATCAACCTTATTCCGTACAATGAGACCGTCGCGGAGTATCAACGGCCGAGCGACGAGGAGATCGAACGCTTCCGTCGGTGGCTGCAACCGTTGCAGGCGCCGGTCATCGTGCGCTGGAGCCGGGGTCGAGATATCCGGGCCGCCTGCGGCCAACTCTGGGCCATGGACGAAACAGAAACCAAACTTTCGGGAGCCGGGGTCTGA
- a CDS encoding transcriptional repressor, whose protein sequence is MSLPDEVLRPPGRRLTRQRRIIYEIVRSRRDHPSAAEIHKEALRHLPSISLGTVYRNLKLLAEQGLIREITYLGEGSRFDGYPELHAHVVCRRCGKVLDLELDVEAKLDSLVASKTGFRNLVHSLTFYGVCPECFSEAKHVTNQEV, encoded by the coding sequence ATGAGCTTGCCCGATGAGGTTCTCAGACCCCCCGGAAGGAGGCTCACGCGGCAGCGCCGCATCATCTACGAGATCGTACGCTCGCGCCGCGACCACCCAAGCGCCGCGGAAATCCACAAGGAAGCTCTCCGCCACCTTCCCTCGATCTCCCTGGGCACCGTGTACCGGAACCTGAAGCTGCTTGCCGAACAGGGTCTCATCCGCGAGATCACGTACCTGGGCGAAGGATCGCGCTTCGACGGATACCCCGAACTGCACGCCCATGTCGTCTGCCGCCGTTGTGGCAAAGTCCTGGATCTGGAACTGGACGTGGAAGCGAAGCTGGACTCCCTCGTTGCCTCCAAGACCGGCTTCCGCAATCTCGTCCACAGCCTGACGTTCTACGGTGTCTGTCCGGAGTGTTTCTCGGAAGCGAAGCACGTCACCAACCAGGAGGTGTAG
- a CDS encoding ferritin-like domain-containing protein, with the protein MANKIIDALNEALSLELGALTQYMWHHVMARGLESPGFREEVKKISIAEMRHAEALAERIFYLGGEPTVKIGPVKVGGDLKKMIDDDVKAEEEAIALYKRIFEMAKDDPVTQDLVLKILGEEEEHHDFFRSLR; encoded by the coding sequence ATGGCCAATAAGATCATCGATGCCCTGAACGAAGCCTTGAGCCTCGAACTGGGAGCCCTCACCCAGTACATGTGGCACCACGTAATGGCCAGGGGCCTCGAGAGCCCGGGGTTCCGCGAAGAGGTCAAGAAGATCTCCATCGCAGAGATGCGCCACGCCGAAGCTCTGGCTGAGAGGATCTTCTATCTGGGAGGTGAACCCACCGTCAAGATCGGGCCTGTCAAGGTTGGTGGCGACCTCAAGAAGATGATCGATGACGACGTGAAGGCGGAGGAGGAGGCGATCGCCCTCTACAAGCGGATCTTCGAAATGGCCAAGGACGATCCCGTCACCCAGGACCTCGTTCTGAAGATCCTGGGCGAGGAGGAGGAGCATCACGACTTCTTCCGCTCACTCCGGTAG
- a CDS encoding ferritin family protein produces MGQNDLADILQFAISKEIQAVQMYSLMAKKAEFPHVRQLFEELAAEERNHRKMLQELDVSEIEGQDLTQFPEIRLTDYTVAQEFRPDMGLQDALLLAIQREEKSYALYQKLQSGVVGKVRALFTFLAGEEVKHRERLQKLYEEGILSEF; encoded by the coding sequence ATGGGACAGAATGATCTTGCCGACATCTTGCAGTTCGCGATCTCCAAGGAAATCCAGGCCGTCCAGATGTATTCCCTGATGGCCAAGAAGGCGGAGTTCCCCCACGTGCGACAACTGTTTGAAGAGCTGGCGGCCGAGGAGCGGAACCACCGCAAGATGCTGCAGGAGCTGGACGTCAGCGAGATCGAGGGTCAGGACCTCACCCAGTTTCCGGAAATCCGCCTGACCGATTACACCGTGGCGCAGGAGTTCCGCCCTGACATGGGCCTTCAGGATGCCCTTCTCCTGGCTATTCAGAGGGAGGAGAAGTCGTACGCCCTCTACCAGAAGCTTCAGAGTGGCGTGGTGGGAAAAGTCCGTGCTCTGTTCACCTTCCTGGCCGGGGAGGAAGTAAAGCATCGCGAGAGGCTTCAGAAGCTCTACGAGGAGGGCATCCTGAGCGAGTTTTGA
- a CDS encoding ferritin family protein: MTLLSRNEVIEVAVQIEREGKEFFEAVAEAAKSEEVRSVFQWLATEETRHMRVFEEMRDASDRLVLAGPYDWEEAGRYLKAMAEERVFPGLKEADRLARGLTDLSQVFRFALQIEKDNILYFHELRDLVSEGDRSTLNQLIAEEKSHIRRLMELRQKLL, from the coding sequence ATGACCCTTCTATCCCGAAACGAGGTGATTGAGGTCGCTGTCCAGATTGAGCGTGAAGGGAAGGAATTCTTCGAAGCTGTGGCTGAAGCTGCCAAGAGCGAGGAGGTGAGAAGCGTCTTCCAGTGGCTCGCCACGGAGGAGACGCGCCACATGCGCGTGTTCGAGGAGATGCGGGACGCCTCCGACCGCCTGGTCCTGGCCGGACCCTACGACTGGGAGGAGGCGGGGCGGTACCTGAAGGCGATGGCGGAGGAGCGGGTCTTCCCAGGACTTAAGGAAGCAGATCGATTGGCGCGGGGGCTGACCGACCTCAGTCAGGTGTTCCGTTTCGCCCTGCAGATCGAGAAGGACAACATCCTCTACTTCCACGAGCTGCGCGACCTGGTGAGCGAAGGGGATCGCTCCACGCTCAACCAGCTCATTGCGGAGGAGAAGTCGCACATCCGGCGCCTCATGGAGCTCCGGCAGAAGCTACTCTAA
- a CDS encoding cytochrome c family protein, whose translation MRNYPRQIGGSAALFLVLTSVALSQGPGGEAAYGTRKYADFERPETCRQCHVDFYYQWQQAMMSQAYVHHWDEIEYFRLAVPHAERDPQVAGVKAGCNGCHSPLAFLAGDTPPPPPSAGSRANEAVSCEVCHLAVGRTEDTSFNYNYVLDPGRVKYGNREGVESPHHMTKYSPFLRTAAFCGTCHNEKSPYGVWVKSTQLEWEQGPYAQEGVPCHVCHMPRAPGRNAITAKEEHPDVAQHLFHGAHDPGKVRGSIEVRMQPNEREVEPGDRVVITVQLFNGKCGHKVPSGSAEERQLWLHVEAVDANGRVYHLPVDRKGFPGEEHTITSNELAYQDIGEILGDPSFRGLPRDALPEGDRIFCLPYFDPKGRRTIAQWNTASLGVDYRIGPRETKVETYTWTVPEDIPIGRVTVRAELNYRRLVKSVADFLGVPEDETEIIRVNEATTWFDVVD comes from the coding sequence ATGCGCAACTACCCGCGGCAAATAGGGGGAAGCGCTGCGCTGTTCCTCGTGCTCACGTCGGTCGCCCTGTCCCAGGGACCCGGCGGCGAGGCTGCCTACGGCACTCGGAAATACGCCGATTTCGAGCGTCCCGAGACCTGCCGCCAATGCCATGTCGACTTCTACTACCAGTGGCAGCAGGCCATGATGTCGCAGGCCTACGTCCATCACTGGGACGAGATCGAATACTTCCGGCTCGCGGTGCCGCACGCTGAGAGGGACCCGCAGGTGGCCGGGGTGAAAGCCGGGTGCAATGGGTGCCATTCGCCCCTCGCCTTCCTTGCGGGCGACACCCCCCCTCCCCCGCCTTCGGCCGGGAGCCGTGCCAACGAGGCGGTCAGCTGCGAAGTCTGCCACCTGGCCGTCGGCCGAACGGAGGACACGTCGTTCAACTACAACTACGTCTTGGACCCTGGGAGAGTAAAGTACGGCAACCGGGAGGGCGTGGAAAGTCCGCACCACATGACGAAATACTCCCCATTCCTTCGCACGGCGGCCTTCTGTGGAACGTGCCACAACGAGAAGAGCCCCTATGGCGTGTGGGTGAAATCGACGCAGCTGGAATGGGAGCAAGGGCCGTACGCGCAGGAAGGCGTGCCCTGCCACGTTTGCCACATGCCTCGCGCTCCTGGCCGGAACGCCATCACGGCCAAGGAGGAACATCCTGACGTGGCGCAGCACCTATTCCACGGCGCCCACGATCCCGGCAAGGTCAGGGGATCCATCGAAGTGCGAATGCAACCGAACGAGCGTGAGGTGGAGCCGGGGGACCGCGTCGTGATCACCGTTCAGCTCTTCAATGGCAAGTGCGGGCATAAGGTCCCTTCAGGGTCGGCCGAGGAGAGGCAGCTCTGGCTCCACGTAGAGGCTGTGGATGCGAATGGGCGCGTCTATCACCTCCCCGTGGACCGGAAGGGCTTCCCTGGCGAGGAGCACACAATCACAAGCAACGAGCTCGCCTACCAGGACATCGGAGAAATTCTGGGCGACCCCTCGTTTCGCGGCTTACCGCGCGACGCGCTGCCCGAAGGCGACCGCATCTTCTGCTTGCCCTACTTTGATCCGAAGGGCCGGCGCACCATCGCCCAATGGAATACCGCCTCGCTGGGCGTCGATTACCGCATCGGGCCACGCGAGACCAAGGTTGAGACGTATACCTGGACCGTGCCGGAAGACATCCCGATCGGCCGGGTGACCGTACGCGCTGAGCTGAACTACCGGAGGCTCGTCAAGTCCGTCGCCGATTTCCTGGGCGTTCCGGAAGATGAGACGGAGATCATCCGCGTGAACGAGGCAACCACTTGGTTCGATGTGGTGGACTAA
- a CDS encoding ferritin family protein, with protein MSQTPDARALQVALRMEEDGRRLYQEAAAKVTNPLAKRTLAWLADWELDHIDLIKQFYSRLTGTGSWGEVKKTLAGRTMPKQAFRTLFEEARQNLDQLLSTDSEALEAYKLARDFENKAVGFYNEQLRHVTDSEGRAFYEFMVQQEKEHYEILDRSYRYLENPALWHAEEESWMFDGG; from the coding sequence ATGAGCCAAACACCGGATGCAAGGGCCCTGCAGGTCGCCCTGAGGATGGAAGAGGACGGCCGCAGGCTTTACCAGGAAGCGGCAGCGAAGGTCACAAACCCGCTCGCCAAACGAACCTTGGCCTGGCTGGCCGATTGGGAACTGGACCACATCGACCTCATCAAGCAGTTCTACAGCCGCCTGACCGGCACGGGCAGCTGGGGTGAGGTCAAGAAAACCCTGGCAGGGCGAACCATGCCCAAACAGGCCTTCCGCACACTCTTCGAGGAGGCCCGGCAGAACCTCGACCAGCTCCTGAGCACCGACAGCGAAGCCTTGGAGGCCTATAAGCTGGCGAGGGATTTCGAGAACAAGGCCGTGGGCTTCTACAATGAGCAGCTCCGCCACGTCACGGATAGCGAGGGCCGGGCTTTCTACGAATTCATGGTCCAGCAGGAGAAGGAGCACTACGAGATCCTGGACCGTTCCTACCGTTACCTTGAGAACCCCGCCCTCTGGCACGCGGAAGAGGAAAGTTGGATGTTTGACGGCGGCTGA
- a CDS encoding ferritin family protein, with translation MSGSDVSLVVNEAIQIEINGLDSYLRFASRTRHLTGKNMFIRLAKDELEHLRLFEKLRPKLLAGQPASTQEAEVRPISFVRPQLRKVDRVTKGEEHADELTALEAALELERKSIEFYGRWAEDVADPELRKLLLSLKEVEESHFDLLQAEMDSLTGTGFWFGVPEFDLEAG, from the coding sequence ATGTCCGGTTCAGATGTCAGCCTCGTCGTGAACGAGGCAATCCAAATCGAGATCAATGGGCTGGACTCGTACCTGCGATTCGCGTCTCGCACCCGTCACCTGACGGGAAAGAACATGTTCATCCGTCTGGCCAAAGACGAGCTGGAACACTTGCGTCTGTTCGAGAAGCTGCGTCCCAAGCTCCTGGCGGGACAGCCCGCCTCGACCCAGGAGGCTGAAGTCAGGCCCATTTCCTTTGTACGCCCCCAACTCCGCAAGGTGGATCGGGTCACCAAGGGGGAAGAGCACGCGGACGAGCTGACCGCTCTCGAGGCTGCCCTCGAGCTCGAGAGGAAAAGCATCGAGTTCTACGGCCGGTGGGCGGAAGACGTCGCCGACCCGGAGCTTCGCAAGCTGCTCCTCTCGCTCAAGGAGGTCGAGGAGAGCCATTTTGACCTCCTCCAAGCGGAGATGGACAGCCTGACAGGCACAGGCTTCTGGTTTGGCGTCCCCGAGTTTGACCTGGAAGCAGGCTAA
- a CDS encoding rubredoxin has product MKWRCSVCGYIHDGAAAPEVCPKCGASKDKFQQLPDEAASLIERSRLSNDLHMRLSALLDEALGIAEKGIQDNLDPACVKIFTRTKECATQLKQAIKAEIATHIAKGKWG; this is encoded by the coding sequence ATGAAGTGGCGTTGCTCAGTCTGCGGGTACATTCACGACGGAGCCGCCGCCCCCGAGGTATGTCCCAAGTGCGGCGCCTCCAAGGACAAGTTCCAGCAGCTGCCGGACGAGGCGGCCAGCCTCATCGAGCGCTCGCGCCTCAGCAATGATCTGCACATGCGTCTTTCCGCCCTGCTGGACGAAGCGCTCGGCATCGCCGAGAAGGGGATACAGGACAACCTTGACCCCGCCTGCGTGAAGATCTTTACCCGGACCAAGGAATGTGCAACGCAGCTCAAGCAGGCGATCAAAGCGGAAATAGCCACGCACATCGCGAAGGGAAAGTGGGGCTAA
- a CDS encoding cytochrome ubiquinol oxidase subunit I → MDLPAIRVPVLGASGFMAIVMLLHMIVFANFVVGGPVLAVITEYLSLRRKDPRFDLFARHLANMLFVAMVLGPVLGVGIVALNTGLFPRFFTTGVRVFFWPLAAEIVAFLLEAIFIVAYKYTWDRLRDRRGLHMSLGLLGALGSWSSMALINGLASFLLTPGRWVQTRRTVDAVFNPSFLPSLLHRAVASLSLAAFFMVGYSLYMRKREPEPGYAAWALRYAGLWAVVTTSLQFVPGVWYLQKLPAEVWAKFLAGPLTPYWFGGILLAAAAILILYYATHHASRALACPAVRGAMWLSILMVVATTWLMGFSRERARKPYLIYGVMYGNQQWVQAEAPSQEAGAVDAKALFRTHCAACHPAIGGDPFTKARQYPTSDSLAAFLRDPAAHGKPNMPPFDGTAEELQALVEHLRTGGE, encoded by the coding sequence ATGGATCTGCCAGCTATTCGCGTGCCCGTTCTTGGGGCGAGCGGGTTCATGGCGATCGTGATGCTTCTTCACATGATCGTGTTCGCGAACTTCGTCGTGGGGGGACCTGTCCTGGCGGTGATCACCGAATACCTCAGCCTGAGGAGGAAAGATCCGCGCTTTGACCTTTTCGCTCGCCACCTGGCGAACATGCTCTTCGTCGCCATGGTCCTCGGTCCGGTCCTCGGCGTAGGGATCGTGGCGCTCAACACAGGGCTGTTCCCGCGCTTCTTTACCACGGGTGTGCGTGTGTTCTTCTGGCCTCTGGCCGCGGAGATCGTGGCCTTCCTCCTCGAAGCCATCTTTATCGTGGCTTACAAGTATACCTGGGACCGTCTGCGGGATCGCCGGGGCCTCCACATGAGCCTTGGCCTGTTGGGAGCCCTGGGTTCGTGGTCGAGCATGGCATTGATCAATGGCCTGGCCTCCTTCCTTCTCACGCCCGGCCGGTGGGTCCAGACAAGGCGCACCGTGGATGCCGTGTTCAACCCGTCCTTCCTGCCCTCGCTTTTGCACCGGGCTGTGGCGAGCCTCTCCCTGGCTGCCTTCTTTATGGTCGGGTATTCCCTGTACATGCGGAAGCGAGAGCCGGAACCGGGCTATGCCGCCTGGGCCCTCCGCTACGCCGGTCTGTGGGCGGTCGTCACCACCTCGCTCCAGTTCGTGCCCGGAGTCTGGTACCTGCAGAAGCTCCCAGCGGAGGTGTGGGCTAAGTTCCTGGCCGGCCCGCTTACACCCTACTGGTTCGGCGGGATCCTGCTGGCCGCCGCCGCCATCTTGATCCTTTACTACGCAACTCACCACGCAAGTCGAGCACTTGCCTGTCCCGCGGTCCGAGGCGCCATGTGGCTTTCCATCCTCATGGTCGTTGCGACGACCTGGCTCATGGGCTTCAGCCGCGAGCGGGCCCGCAAGCCCTACCTTATCTACGGGGTGATGTACGGAAATCAGCAGTGGGTCCAGGCGGAAGCCCCAAGCCAAGAAGCCGGAGCGGTCGACGCCAAAGCCCTCTTCCGCACTCACTGCGCAGCGTGTCATCCGGCCATAGGCGGCGACCCCTTCACCAAAGCCAGACAGTACCCGACCTCAGATTCCCTGGCTGCGTTCCTCCGCGACCCCGCGGCCCACGGCAAACCCAACATGCCCCCCTTCGACGGGACCGCGGAAGAGCTGCAAGCCCTTGTCGAGCACCTACGGACTGGCGGTGAATAG